One Globicephala melas chromosome 6, mGloMel1.2, whole genome shotgun sequence genomic window carries:
- the TLN1 gene encoding talin-1 isoform X2, which translates to MSEIEAKVRYVKLARSLKTYGVSFFLVKEKMKGKNKLVPRLLGITKECVMRVDEKTKEVIQEWNLTNIKRWAASPKSFTLDFGDYQDGYYSVQTTEGEQIAQLIAGYIDIILKKKKSKDHFGLEGDEESTMLEDSVSPKKSTVLQQQCNRVGKVEHGSVALPAIMRSGASGPENFQVGSMPPAQQQITSGQMHRGHMPPLTSAQQALTGTINSSMQAVQAAQATLDDFDTLPPLGQDAASKAWRKNKMDESKHEIHSQVDAITAGTASVVNLTAGDPAETDYTAVGCAVTTISSNLTEMSRGVKLLAALLEDEGGSGRPLLQAAKGLAGAVSELLRSAQPASAEPRQNLLQAAGNVGQASGELLQQIGESDTDPHFQEVLMQLAKAVASAAAALVLKAKSVAQRTEDSGLQTQVIAAATQCALSTSQLVACTKVVAPTISSPVCQEQLVEAGRLVAKAVEGCVSASQAATEDGQLLRGVGAAATAVTQALNELLQHVRAHATGVGPAGRYDQATDTILTVTENIFSSMGDAGEMVRQARILAQATSDLVNAIKADAEGESDLENSRKLLSAAKILADATAKMVEAAKGAAAHPDSEEQQQRLREAAEGLRMATNAAAQNAIKKKLVQRLEHAAKQAAASATQTIAAAQHAASTPKASAGPQPQLMQSCKAVAEQIPLLVQGVRGSQAQPDSPSAQLALIAASQSFLQPGGKMVAAAKASVPTVQDQASAMQLSQCAKNLGTALAELRTAAQKAQEACGPLEMDSALSVVQNLERDLQEVKAAARDGKLKPLPGETMEKCAQDLGNSTKAVSSAIAQLLGEVAQGNENYAGIAARDVAGGLRSLAQAARGVAALTSDPAVQAIVLDTASDVLDKASSLIEEAKKAAGHPGDPESQQRLAQVAKAVTQALNRCVSCLPGQRDVDNALRAVGDASKRLLSDSLPPSTGTFQEAQSRLNEAAAGLNQAATELVQASRGTPQDLARASGRFGQDFSTFLEAGVEMAGQAPSQEDRAQVVSNLKGISMSSSKLLLAAKALSTDPAAPNLKSQLAAAARAVTDSINQLITMCTQQAPGQKECDNALRELETVRELLENPVQPINDMSYFGCLDSVMENSKVLGEAMTGISQNAKNGNLPEFGEAIATASKALCGFTEAAAQAAYLVGVSDPNSQAGQQGLVEPTQFARANQAIQMACQSLGEPGCTQAQVLSAATIVAKHTSALCNSCRLASARTANPTAKRQFVQSAKEVANSTANLVKTIKALDGAFTEENRAQCRAATAPLLEAVENLSAFASNPEFSSVPAQISPEGRAAMEPIVISAKTMLESAGGLIQTARALAVNPRDPPRWSVLAGHSRTVSDSIKKLITSMRDKAPGQLECEAAIAALNSCLRDLDQASLAAISQQLAPREGISQEALHTQMLTAVQEISHLIEPLASAARAEASQLGHKVSQMAQYFEPLTLAAVGAASKTLSHPQQMALLDQTKTLAESALQLLYTAKEAGGNPKQAAHTQEALEEAVQMMTEAVEDLTATLNEAASAAGVVGGMVDSITQAINQLDEGPMGEPEGSFVDYQTTMVRTAKAIAVTVQEMVTKSNTSPEELGPLANQLTSDYGRLASQAKPAAVAAENEEIGAHIKHRVQELGHGCAALATKAGALQCSPSDAYTKKELIECARRVSEKVSHVLAALQAGNRGTQACITAASAVSGIIADLDTTIMFATAGTLNREGAETFADHREGILKTAKVLVEDTKVLVQNAAGSQEKLAQAAQSSVATITRLADVVKLGAASLGAEDPETQVVLINAVKDVAKALGDLISATKAAAGKVGDDPAVWQLKNSAKVMVTNVTSLLKTVKAVEDEATKGTRALEATTEHIRQELAVFCSPEPPAKTSTPEDFIRMTKGITMATAKAVAAGNSCRQEDVIATANLSRRAIADMLRACKEAAYHPEVAPDVRLRALHYGRECANGYLELLDHVLLTLQKPSPELKQQLTGHSKRVAGSVTELIQAAEAMKGTEWVDPEDPTVIAENELLGAAAAIEAAAKKLEQLKPRAKPKEADESLNFEEQILEAAKSIAAATSALVKAASAAQRELVAQGKVGAIPANALDDGQWSQGLISAARMVAAATNNLCEAANAAVQGHASQEKLISSAKQVAASTAQLLVACKVKADQDSEAMKRLQAAGNAVKRASDNLVKAAQKAAAFEEQENETVVVKEKMVGGIAQIIAAQEEMLRKERELEEARKKLAQIRQQQYKFLPSELRDEH; encoded by the exons ATGAGTGAGATCGAGGCCAAGGTACGCTATGTGAAGCTAGCCCGTTCCCTCAAGACGTACGGCGTCTCCTTCTTCCTGGTCAAG gaaaagatgaaaggaaaaaacaagttgGTGCCCAGGCTTCTGGGCATCACTAAGGAGTGTGTGATGCGAGTGGACGAGAAGACCAAAGAGGTGATCCAGGAGTGGAACCTCACCAACATCAAACGCTGGGCTGCCTCTCCCAAGAGCTTCACCCTG GATTTCGGGGACTACCAAGATGGCTACTACTCGGTGCAGACAACCGAGGGGGAGCAGATCGCACAGCTCATTGCTGGCTACATCGATATCATCCTTAAGAAG AAAAAAAGCAAGGATCACTTTGGACTGGAAGGAGACGAGGAGTCTACTATGCTGGAGGACTCGGTGTCCCCCAAGAA GTCAACAGTCCTTCAGCAGCAGTGTAACCGGGTGGGGAAGGTGGAGCATGGCTCCGTGGCCCTGCCAGCCATCATGCGCTCCGGAGCCTCTGGTCCTGAAAATTTCCAGGTGGGCAGCATGCCACCTGCCCAGCAGCAGATCACCAGTGGCCAGATGCACCGAGGACACATGCCTCCTTTG ACGTCAGCCCAGCAGGCACTCACTGGAACCATCAACTCCAGCATGCAAGCTGTGCAGGCTGCCCAGGCCACTCTGGATGACTTTGACACTCTGCCCCCTCTGGGCCAGGATGCT GCCTCGAAGGCCTGGCGTAAGAACAAGATGGATGAATCAAAGCATGAAATCCACTCCCAGGTAGACGCCATCACAGCCGGTACTGCCTCCGTGGTGAACCTGACAGCAG GGGACCCTGCCGAGACAGACTACACCGCAGTGGGCTGTGCAGTCACCACAATCTCCTCCAACCTGACGGAGATGTCCCGTGGCGTGAAGCTGCTGGCTGCCCTGCTGGAGGACGAAGGTGGCAGTGGCCGGCCCCTGCTGCAGGCAGCGAAGGGCCTGGCGGGGGCGGTGTCAGAACTGCTGCGCAGTGCCCAGCCGGCCAGTGCCGAG CCCCGTCAGAACCTGCTGCAAGCAGCTGGGAACGTGGGCCAGGCCAGTGGGGAGCTGTTGCAGCAAATTGGGGAAAGTGATACTGACCCCCACTTCCAG GAGGTGCTCATGCAGCTAGCCAAGGCCGTGGCAAGTGCTGCAGCTGCCTTGGTCCTCAAGGCCAAGAGTGTGGCCCAGCGAACAGAGGACTCAGGGCTTCAGACCCAGGTTATTGCTGCAGCAACACAGTGTGCCCTGTCCACCTCCCAGCTGGTGGCCTGTACCAAG GTGGTGGCTCCTACTATCAGCTCCCCTGTCTGCCAAGAGCAGCTGGTGGAGGCCGGACGACTAGTGGCCAAAGCCGTGGAGGGCTGTGTGTCCGCCTCCCAGGCCGCCACAGAGGATGGGCAGCTATTGCGGGGAGTAGGAGCAGCGGCTACAGCTGTCACCCAGGCCCTGAATGAGCTGCTGCAGCACGTGAGGGCCCACGCCACAGGGGTTGGGCCTGCTGGCCGCTATGACCAGGCCACTGACACCATCCTCACTGTCACCGAGAACATCTTTAGCTCCATGGGTGATGCTG GTGAGATGGTGCGACAGGCCCGCATCCTAGCCCAAGCCACCTCTGACTTGGTCAATGCCATCAAGGCTGATGCCGAGGGGGAGAGTGATCTGGAGAATTCCCGCAAGCTCTTAAGCGCCGCTAAGATCCTGGCCGATGCCACAGCCAAGATGGTGGAGGCTGCCAAG GGAGCAGCCGCCCACCCTGACAGTGAGGAGCAGCAGCAGCGACTGCGGGAGGCAGCTGAGGGTCTCCGCATGGCGACCAACGCAGCTGCACAGAATGCCATCAAGAAGAAGCTGGTGCAGCGCCTGGAG CATGCAGCCAAGCAGGCTGCAGCCTCAGCTACACAGACCATCGCTGCGGCCCAACATGCAGCCTCCACCCCCAAGGCCTCTGCCGGCCCCCAGCCACAGCTGATGCAGAGCTGCAAG GCTGTGGCAGAGCAGATTCCACTGCTGGTGCAGGGCGTCCGAGGGAGCCAAGCCCAGCCTGACAGTCCCAGTGCGCAGCTAGCCCTCATCGCTGCCAGCCAGAGCTTCCTGCAG CCAGGTGGGAAGATGGTGGCAGCCGCGAAGGCCTCAGTGCCAACAGTTCAGGACCAGGCGTCGGCCATGCAGCTGAGTCAGTGTGCTAAAAACCTTGGCACCGCGCTGGCTGAACTCCGCACCGCTGCCCAGAAG GCTCAGGAAGCATGTGGGCCTTTGGAGATGGATTCTGCTCTGAGTGTGGTTCAGAATCTAGAGAGAGATCTGCAGGAAGTGAAGGCAGCAGCTCGAGATGGCAAGCTTAAGCCCTTACCTGGGGAGACG ATGGAGAAGTGTGCCCAGGACCTGGGCAACAGCACCAAAGCAGTGAGCTCCGCCATCGCCCAGCTGCTGGGGGAGGTTGCCCAGGGCAATGAGAATTACGCAG GTATCGCAGCTCGGGATGTGGCAGGTGGACTGCGGTCACTGGCCCAAGCCGCCAGGGGCGTAGCTGCCCTGACATCAGATCCTGCGGTGCAAGCCATTGTGCTTGACACAGCCAGTGATGTACTGGATAAGGCCAGCAGCCTCATCGAGGAGGCGAAGAAGGCAGCTGGCCATCCAGGGGACCCTGAGAGCCAGCAGCGGCTTGCGCAG GTGGCCAAAGCAGTGACCCAGGCCCTGAACCGCTGCGTCAGCTGCCTGCCTGGTCAGCGAGATGTGGACAATGCCCTGAGAGCAGTAGGAGATGCCAGCAAGCGACTCCTGAGTGACTCG CTTCCCCCCAGCACCGGGACTTTTCAAGAAGCTCAGAGCCGCCTGAATGAAGCCGCTGCTGGGCTAAATCAGGCAGCCACAGAACTGGTGCAGGCCTCTCGGGGAACCCCTCAGGACCTGGCTCGAGCCTCAGGTCGATTCGGACAGGACTTCAGCACCTTCCTGGAAGCTGGTGTGGAGATGGCAGGCCAGGCTCCG AGCCAGGAGGACCGCGCCCAGGTTGTGTCCAACTTGAAGGGCATCTCCATGTCTTCAAGCAAACTTCTTCTGGCCGCCAAAGCCCTGTCCACAGACCCTGCAGCCCCCAACCTCAAGAGTCAGCTGGCTGCAGCTGCCCG GGCAGTGACTGACAGCATCAACCAGCTCATCACCATGTGCACCCAGCAGGCGCCCGGCCAGAAAGAGTGTGACAATGCCCTGCGGGAATTGGAG ACGGTCCGGGAACTCCTAGAGAACCCAGTCCAGCCCATCAATGACATGTCCTACTTTGGCTGCCTGGACAGTGTCATGGAAAACTCAAAG GTACTGGGTGAGGCCATGACTGGCATCTCCCAAAATGCCAAGAACGGAAACCTGCCAGAGTTTGGGGAGGCCATTGCCACAGCCTCCAAGGCCCTCTGCGGCTTCACCGAGGCAGCTGCACAG gctGCATATCTGGTTGGCGTCTCTGACCCCAATAGCCAAGCTGGACAGCAAGGGCTGGTGGAGCCCACGCAGTTTGCCCGAGCAAACCAGGCAATTCAGATGGCCTGTCAGAGTTTGGGAGAGCCTGGCTGCACCCAGGCCCAG GTGCTCTCTGCAGCCACCATTGTGGCCAAACACACGTCTGCACTGTGTAACAGTTGCCGCCTGGCTTCTGCCCGGACTGCCAATCCTACAGCCAAGCGCCAGTTCGTACAATCGGCCAAGGAGGTGGCCAACAGCACGGCCAATCTTGTCAAGACCATCAAG GCGCTGGACGGGGCCTTCACAGAGGAGAACCGTGCGCAGTGCCGAGCAGCAACAGCCCCGCTGCTGGAGGCTGTGGAAAATCTGAGTGCCTTTGCGTCCAACCCTGAGTTCTCCAGCGTTCCCGCCCAGATCAGCCCCGAG ggcCGGGCTGCCATGGAGCCCATTGTGATCTCTGCCAAGACAATGTTGGAGAGTGCCGGGGGCCTAATCCAGACAGCCCGGGCCCTGGCAGTCAATCCCCGGGACCCCCCGCGCTGGTCGGTGCTGGCTGGCCACTCCCGTACTGTCTCAGACTCCATCAAGAAGCTCATTACAAGCATGAG GGACAAGGCTCCAGGGCAGCTGGAGTGTGAGGCGGCCATTGCAGCTCTGAACAGCTGTCTGCGGGACCTAGACCAGGCTTCCCTTGCCGCAATCAGCCAGCAGCTTGCTCCCCGTGAGGGAATCTCTCAAGAG GCCTTGCATACCCAGATGCTCACTGCAGTGCAGGAGATCTCCCATCTTATTGAGCCACTGGCCAGTGCTGCCCGGGCGGAAGCCTCCCAGCTGGGACACAAG GTGTCCCAGATGGCCCAGTACTTTGAGCCACTCACCTTGGCTGCAGTGGGTGCTGCCTCCAAGACCCTGAGTCATCCTCAGCAGATGGCACTCCTGGACCAGACCAAAACCTTGGCCGAGTCTGCCCTGCAGTTGCTGTACACGGCCAAGGAGGCTGGCGGTAACCCCAAG CAAGCAGCTCACACCCAGGAAGCCCTGGAGGAGGCTGTACAGATGATGACAGAGGCCGTGGAGGACCTGACAGCCACCCTCAACGAGGCAGCCAGTGCTGCCGGGGTTGTCGGCGGCATGGTGGACTCCATCACCCAGGCCATCAACCAG CTAGATGAAGGACCAATGGGTGAACCAGAAGGTTCCTTCGTGGATTACCAGACAACTATGGTGCGGACAGCCAAGGCCATTGCTGTCACCGTTCAGGAGATG GTAACCAAGTCAAACACCAGCCCTGAGGAGCTGGGCCCTCTCGCTAACCAGCTGACCAGTGACTATGGCCGTTTGGCCTCACAGGCCAAGCCTGCAGCTGTGGCTGCTGAAAATGAAGAG ATAGGTGCCCACATCAAGCACCGGGTTCAGGAACTGGGACACGGCTGTGCTGCTCTGGCCACCAAGGCAGGCGCCCTGCAGTGCAGCCCCAGTGACGCCTACACCAAGAAGGAGCTCATAGAGTGCGCCCGGCGAGTCTCTGAGAAG GTCTCCCACGTGCTGGCTGCGCTCCAGGCCGGGAATCGTGGCACCCAGGCCTGCATCACGGCAGCCAGTGCTGTGTCCGGCATCATTGCCGACCTCGACACCACCATCATGTTCGCTACCGCTGGCACACTCAATCGAGAGGGCGCTGAAACTTTCGCTGACCACCG AGAGGGCATTCTGAAGACTGCAAAGGTGCTGGTGGAGGACACCAAGGTCCTGGTGCAGAACGCAGCTGGGAGCCAGGAGAAGTTGGCACAGGCTGCCCAGTCCTctgtggccaccatcacccgcCTCGCCGACGTGGTCAAGCTGGGTGCAGCCAGCCTGGGAGCCGAGGACCCAGAGACCCAG GTGGTGCTGATCAATGCAGTGAAAGATGTGGCCAAGGCCCTGGGAGACCTCATCAGTGCAACAAAGGCTGCAGCTGGCAAAGTTGGGGATGACCCCGCCGTGTGGCAGCTCAAGAACTCTGCCAAG GTGATGGTGACCAATGTGACATCACTGCTTAAGACTGTGAAAGCTGTGGAGGATGAGGCCACCAAAGGCACACGGGCCTTGGAGGCAACCACTGAGCACATACGGCAGGAACTGGCG GTCTTCTGTTCCCCAGAGCCACCTGCCAAGACCTCTACCCCGGAAGATTTCATCCGCATGACCAAGGGTATCACCATGGCAACAGCCAAGGCTGTGGCTGCTGGGAACTCCTGTCGCCAGGAGGATGTCATTGCCACAGCCAATCTAAGTCGCCGTGCAATCGCAGATATGCTTCGGGCTTGCAAG GAAGCAGCCTACCACCCAGAAGTGGCCCCTGATGTGCGGCTTCGAGCCCTGCACTATGGCCGGGAATGTGCCAATGGCTACCTGGAACTGCTGGACCACGTGCTGCTG ACCCTGCAGAAGCCCAGCCCAGAACTGAAGCAGCAGTTGACGGGGCACTCAAAGCGTGTGGCTGGTTCAGTCACTGAGCTCATCCAGGCTGCTGAGGCCATGAAGG GAACAGAATGGGTGGACCCAGAGGACCCCACAGTCATTGCTGAGAACGAGCTCCTGGGAGCTGCGGCTGCCATTGAGGCTGCAGCCAAAAAGCTGGAGCAGCTGAAGCCCCGGGCCAAACCCAAG GAGGCGGACGAGTCCTTGAACTTCGAGGAACAGATACTAGAAGCTGCCAAGTCCATCGCAGCAGCCACCAGTGCCCTGGTGAAGGCTGCGTCAGCCGCCCAGAGGGAACTGGTGGCCCAAGGGAAG GTGGGCGCCATTCCAGCCAATGCACTGGATGATGGGCAGTGGTCCCAGGGCCTCATTTCTGCC GCCCGGATGGTGGCTGCAGCCACCAACAATCTGTGTGAGGCAGCCAATGCAGCTGTCCAAGGCCACGCCAGCCAGGAGAAGCTCATCTCATCAGCCAAGCAGGTCGCCGCCTCCACAGCCCAGCTCCTCGTGGCCTGCAAGGTCAAGGCAGACCAGGACTCTGAGGCAATGAAACGGCTTCAG GCTGCCGGCAACGCAGTGAAACGAGCCTCGGATAACCTGGTGAAGGCGGCACAGAAGGCTGCAGCCTTTGAAGAGCAGGAGAACGAGACAGTGGTGGTGAAGGAGAAGATGGTTGGGGGCATTGCCCAG ATCATTGCCGCCCAGGAAGAGATGCTTCGGAAGGAACGAGAGCTGGAAGAGGCGCGGAAGAAGCTGGCACAGATCCGACAACAGCAGTACAAGTTCCTGCCTTCAGAGCTTCGAGATGAGCACTAG